A segment of the Capricornis sumatraensis isolate serow.1 chromosome 8, serow.2, whole genome shotgun sequence genome:
TTCCAGAGTGATGGGGATGAGAGTGGGAGACGGGTGTAAGGTTTGGGGAGGATGCTTACAATTGCAGCCatggccagaaaagaaaaaaaaaaaaagcatgagttTTAAAAGCCAGTTTTTCTTCATGGTCTTCCTGGGTGGGAGCCTCTCAGGAGGAcagccttctccctccctctgtaTTTACCAGTGGAGCATATGACTAGGATAGTCACTGGACTCATTTCATCTTCCTAATGAAGGGTTATTTTTATGAAACAGCCATAACAAGTACTTTACAATGCATGCATATGGATGAGAAACACATTTACTATGCcagagaaataaagtttattggGAAGTAAATGAAGTAGCCTTCTTACATTCCAGAGAATATCAAAGAAGCTAGGAAAGCAGGAAACACCATACCTAGAGGAAACACCCTAAAGTAAAACCTGGAGCTCAGATTGCTGGACCATCTTCAGAGACAGAGACTCGACCTTCAGCAGGAGGGAGTTTTCCAGACCTCGGAAGCAGATGAGGTGTGTCTTGGCTCGTGGAGAGCATTTCCATGTGTAGAAATTTCAGAGCTGGCTTGACAAGGTATCTAAATGGTAACTGAGCTCCAGCCAAGGCAGAACCTGGGGACCTTTCCTGGGCTTGTTCTAGGCTTCACTGTCATCTTCAAAGAGGAGGCAGGTTTTTTAATTAACAGCAACGATTTTGAGAGGAGGACCTACAGAAGTTGCTACTAGCATTGGTGGTGGCACATGGGTTGCTGGGGAGCCTGGGAGAACACAGAGGTTTAGAATGGGTTAAGGAGAGGAGCCGCAAGAGTGCTAAGGTTCTTTACGAGATACATCTGAATTCTCAGTGGTTGAAGTTAGTTGCAATCAACTTTGATTGTTACcaaatctctctccctctctgccatGTGCAGAGGGGGACAACTGTTATCTAATGCTCTTGAGATCTCACAGAACTCAACATAGTCTCCATTACCCAACAGTTGCTATTGTAACAGTTTCTACCACCACCCCTCCACTGTTAGCTCCCAGAGGCAGGGAATGAATGCCTTTCACCTTTGACCTTTCACATTTGCCTAACCATCACAAAGAAGACACTCCATGAATGTGTGCTCTTTGATGAATTGAAAACATGGCCAACATGGGCATGCCCAGTGTCTTGTAGACCCACCACACATTTCCTCAGGATCCCTTCTCTCCCTACTCACTTGCAGTCCTCGCTGTCCAGCAGCCCCCGGTATGTGTTGATCTCACTCTCCAGCCGAGCCCTCACGTCCAGCAGCACCTGGTACTCCTGGTTCTGCCGCTCCAGGTCACTCCTGATCTCCGCCAGCTGTGACTCCACGCTGACGATCAGGCTCTGCACCTGGGACAGCTGGGAGCTGTAGCGAGCCTCCGTCTCCGTCAGGGTGTTCTCCAGGGAGTCTCTCTGTcagggggcaggggaaggaaggTCACAGAGCTGCTCCTTCAGGGGCTTCTCCATTGCTTTCAAACAAGTCACCAGCTCCAAGAGTTCAGGAGAGGGTGGTCTGGAGGGCATCCCAGTGCCCCTGACTCCCCAACCTCACCCCCTCACCAGGAGTCTCATCAATACCCACCAGGTTGTGCTGGGCCTGAAGCTCCACCTCCAGGGCATTGACCGTGCGTCTCAGCTCGATGATCTCCGCCTGGTAGGACTGCAGCTGCTCTGAGCTGGACACCACCTGCTTGTTCAGCTCCTCAGTCTGAAACACCAAAGGGCAGAAGACAGGATCAGGCCCTGCCTGAAGGCCCCAAGGGGCTGAGGGTCCTGAAAGGCCATGTGCCGAGATGCTCACCTGCCTGATGTACCATTCCTCCACATCCCTGCGGTTGGTCTCCACCAAGGCCTCGTACTGAGCCCTGGTCTCATTGAGCACACGGTTGAGGTCCACAGTGGGGGCGGCGTCCACCTCCACATTGAGGCGATCTCCCAGCTGGCTTCGCAGTGAGTTGGCTTcctgagggaggaaggagaagaaatgAACCCACAGAAATGGATCTGCAATCTTCCTGCTGCAGGGAAGTGAGCACAATGCTGCCCAAAATGCACTGAAAGGAATATTCTGATCATTCCCCCAAACTGACACAGATATGGTGTAGGAATAAACTCAAATAGGCATCACATCCATTCCCATCCCCCAACACTGAAACAAGCTCACCTTTCCTGTAAGCCTAAGTCCAAACTCATTCACACATGCAGGTCCTTCCTACCTCTTTCCCATTACATCCCCGTAGATACTGCTTTCCCAGCCATACTCCCAGGTACGCTGTGCTCTGCCACGTCTGGGTCTTTGCTCAGTCTCTTCCCTTAGACCAAAGGGCTGAAATCCTCCTCTTTTCTCTGATTTCCCTCTGAGAAGACTTCCCAATCTCCCTTCAGGCAGATCAAATTGTTTCCAGAGCCTGAAGCTCAcacaacatatacatataaagatTGTCTCTATATAACAAAAGCTTCTGTAATAAAATACCCATTGGGCAAGTGTGGCAAGCAGAAGATAAATCTAAACTTCCCACTCTACATGCCTATCCCGGAATACATGTAGCAAAAATgtgtttttactgtttttaaaagcagTGAGTCATCACCAAGTGCCTCAGCTTAAAATGGTAGAATAAGATCAGaatcagaatttaaaactttCTTGAGGTCCAACTATCTCCCTGACCATCCAAGATGCCCACCCAGGATGATAGTCAACCTCATTGCAGGTGGGACACGCTCCCCCACAATGGGTATTTCCAATTCCTTCCCAGAATTTCACGTGAGCAACATGTGTTCCCACGGAGCAGTGGCAGGAGAGAATATCCGTGCAAAAGCAAGATATCAGTGCAATATCAGACAGGAGAGAATATCAGTGCAAAAGTCATGTGACAAGCGCTTTGTAAGACATTGAACCCACAAGGAACAAAGGTGACATCCACTAAGGATGAAATGTGACAGAGCTTTCCATTGTAAACACAGAGGCAcaccaggaaaagaaaatgtgttattttctccatttggagTACTTAGCTAGAAACACGCAATTGTGGAATTAAGTGATTATGTTTTCTAGTAGGGTGAATAACAGCAAGGAAATACTGATGTCATGATAGcagctattttatatttatacttcaTATAATACTTATTTCCCTCTACCTGTATGATGCACTGTGTTTCTACATGATCATTTCCACAGCCTTAAGACTAGAGAGCGTGTTACTCCTTTTTCTCTCCCcaccggacttccctggtggctcagacggttaagcatctatctacaatgtgggagacccgggttcgatcccagggtcgggaagatcccctgggaaaggaaatggcaatccactccagtactattgcctggaaaatcccatggacagaggagcctgataggctacagcccaaggggttgcaaagagtcggacacgactgagcgactttaccttaCCTTACCTCACCTTACCTTACCTCTATCTCTACCACCAAATTCAGGACCAGCAGAGAGGAGACCTCAATGAATATGTCCTTTCCCAGCATCTCCAACACCATCCACTCCTCACAGCTCACCTCACCCCTGCTCTCTATGGAGATAGCATCACCGTTCCCAGATGACCTTGAGTTCCTCAGAGAAGAGTCCCAGCCCAGGTCTAACAGCAGTTGCCTCCTGACTCCCAATGCTAAAGGCTTATCCCTGAAGCCtatggtttctttttctctcacctcCTCATGGTTCTTCTTGAGGCAGAGCAGCTCCTCCTTCAGGGACTCCACCTGGGCCTCCAGGTCGGACTTGCACAGGGTCAGCTCGTCCAGGATCCTACGCAGGCTGTTTATGTCTGACTCCACCAGCTGCCGCAAGGAACGCTCCGTCTCGTACCTGCACGCACAGCACAGAGTGGGAGAATGAGCCAGGCAGAAGCCCCGCTCCCTGCCCCATGTCTTGTGTTCATGGGATTGGCCTAGCTCTCTTTGTGCTGACAGTTTTCTGCCTCTTTGCATCCATGCTTTCTTCAAGATCTACATAAACAGGATGGAGAAGCCTTGGACTCACCCCAACACCAGAAAGCACTCAGGGGACTCATGAGGTGGACTTTCTCTCCTGTCAATTTTGTTGGTTTATATACCACCCAATCAATCAACTTCACCAAGAACAATTCATTACAGTCTCTGAATTTGGGGGTTGAAGGCCTTTCAGAAAGAGTGATATAAACTGAAGCTCAAATAGCACATGAGTCTGGATCTCTGTTTGCCAGTGGTTTTACCTAgccagccttaaaaaaaaaaaaaaatgccaggagaaataaaaagggagaaatggctttctcttctcttccaggCAATGTTAGGCCCACACAGGGCCCTTGGAGGTCACCTGGCTCCAAAATTTCAACGTACTTGGTCCTGAAGTCATCAGAGGCTAGCTTGGCATTGTCAATCTGTATCACCAGCCTGGAGTTCTCAGACTTGGCGCACAGGATCTGGAAACAAGATTCCATGGTGAGGACCATTTGAACTTGAGAACATTTTATTGCTCAAAGACAGGAAGCTGCTGCTGTGCCCCCTCGCAGCCCAGCCCCTCACCTTCTGCTGGAGCTCCTCGATGGTCCGGAAGTAGGACTGGTAGTTGGGGCACAAGAGGGGCTCCTGCTGCTGGCTGCGCTCCAGGATGCGTCTCTCCAGCTCCGCGTTCTCCCGCTCCAGCTGCCGCACCTTCTCCAGGTAGCTGGCCAGCCGGTCGTTCAGGAACTGCATGGTCTCCTTCTCGTTGCCGTTGAAGGAGCCCTCGCAGAACCAGTTGCAGCTGCCCACACTGGCGGGGATGTTGCAGGCCCCTGGCAGGGTGGTGCCATGGCAGCTGTGGGGCACACAGGGCCGGGAGGAGCAGCTGGAACGGTAGCTCAAGGTGGGCAGGCAGCAGCTGTAAGGCATGGTGCTGGGAGAGGTGATGGAAGGGCAGGTGAACTGATGGAGGTGGAAGTGGATGAGGTCTGAGTCTCTCCTTTCTCCGTGGTCCTTTTATACCCTTAATGGTGGGTGGGGTCTTGGCACTCCGCATAGTTTCCTTTCCTAATGCTTTGGCTAATTTTTCTCTCCAAAATACGCTACTTAGGTGCCTCCCAAGAGTCCTCCCTCAACTCATAAAATTATTCCATTCAGCTTGTGTCATAACAGGCTCCTCCAGGATGCTCATGGCTGGTGATATCAGAGTTTCATCAGATGGCTTCAAAGGAGGTAGAATCATCATGGCCCCAAGTGGCTCTCCCCATTACTCAGAGAGGACAGCCAGAGACACAGGTGGAGTTGCTTAAGAATCAGGAACTCCTTGCTCATGAATTTCTGCCACTGGACTCCTTGGAAAGAGCGTGTGGAGTGAATAGTCTTTTCAATGGCCAGCCAGCTTCTCTCAAGTCTACCCATGCTTCACTGTTCAATTCAACTCATCCTTAGAGCAGAAGCCTGTCCTGTATTAACTCTGAGGATTCTGAGCCTTATTCAGGGAGAGTATTTATTGGGGCTTAGGGAATTTGTCAATACCCAGAGAGACTAAAAATAATTGAGCATTGTATGTAACATAGATAACCAAGAAGAACCTCCTGtaaagcacagagaactctactccgTACTCCATAACAATCCATACGGGGAAAGAAGCTGAAACAGAATGTGCTGtgtgttgtgctaagtcgctcaatcgtgtccaactctttgcaaccccatggactgcagcccgccaggctcctctgtccatggagttctccagggaag
Coding sequences within it:
- the LOC138082991 gene encoding keratin, type I microfibrillar, 47.6 kDa-like; translated protein: MPYSCCLPTLSYRSSCSSRPCVPHSCHGTTLPGACNIPASVGSCNWFCEGSFNGNEKETMQFLNDRLASYLEKVRQLERENAELERRILERSQQQEPLLCPNYQSYFRTIEELQQKILCAKSENSRLVIQIDNAKLASDDFRTKYETERSLRQLVESDINSLRRILDELTLCKSDLEAQVESLKEELLCLKKNHEEEANSLRSQLGDRLNVEVDAAPTVDLNRVLNETRAQYEALVETNRRDVEEWYIRQTEELNKQVVSSSEQLQSYQAEIIELRRTVNALEVELQAQHNLRDSLENTLTETEARYSSQLSQVQSLIVSVESQLAEIRSDLERQNQEYQVLLDVRARLESEINTYRGLLDSEDCKLPSNPCATTNASSNFCRSSSQNRCC